The Anaerolineales bacterium genome contains the following window.
GGCCGGGGCGTCCGGCAACTACGGGTAGAACATCTTCAATTCGGCCGAGGGCAGGGTGATGAAACCCTCGGCGCGATCCCCGACCTGCGACACTCGTTCCGGCTTGATCCCCACCAGGTAGGCGCTGAACGCCGCCGCCAGTGCGTCCAGGCGATCGTGATCGTAGAGGCCATCTAGCGGGAGGTTGCCGCTCAATAGATGGTGGCGGGTGATCTCTTCCAGAGCCTTCATCGGGTTGGGGATATCCAGCCCTTCCAGGAACAGCACCAGCTGACGCTGCAGCCGTCCCTCAATGGTATTTTTCAGGAAAGGGCGCCGACCGAGCAGGACAGCAAAACAGGCGTGGGGATGGACCTCGATCACCGCCTTGCTCGGGAGTTCTTCGCCGGCGACAAAGTGCCGGTACCCCAGTCGTCCGAGCTTCTTGTACAGGTCAAACCCATTCCGCATCCAGCGCGGCGAGTCCGCTTCCCGGGAGGGGGTGTTATACAGCCGGATGTTGCGCCGGCGCAGCTCGTATTCGCACACCTTCCACTGGCCCCAGGTCTTGCTCCCCGGTCGAAGGTTGTAGCGACGGCGGACTTCGGGGTCGAGCATCACTCCCTTGTTCGGCGACTGGGGGGCATCGATGGCGATCACAGCCGAATCGAAGCCTCCGACGAAGGCCACCACTTCCTGCAGGCCACCCTCACCGGCCGCCGCCAACTTGAGATCCCGGTCGAGGACGGTGTAGTGGATCGGTCGTGTCCCAGCCGTCGGATCGATGCCTACGTAGAGTGTCTGGTCAAACAGCATGATCGTCTCCCCCGCTCCCGCTTGCCGGACGGCTGCGGCTGGTTGCCATCTGCGCCGCGAAAACCTCCCAGGCAAGGCGGTCCGTGTGGTACGGCGCCTGCCAGGGGCGCTGCTCGGCGGCGCGGAGCGCGGCCTGTACGGATTGGCCGCTGCAGATCCGGTAGGCGACATAGGCCCAGCGTACACGATGGCGTCCCAGGCTGCTGTGCAGCAGTACCCTCTCCTCGGAGGCAACCCACTGCTGGACAAACCGGCCGGCTTGCAGCCGCAGGTCGACATCGGCTTGAGCCTCATCCGAAACGTCCAACCACAGGAAGGCCCGCGGTTCCGGTCCGAGGAAGGCCTCCGGAGCCTTCGGCCGCAGGTGAAGGACGACCCGGATCCCGGTTTGCCCGGCGAACGTTGCCCACGTGGCTGGCACGTGCGAGCCCCCTGCGGCGTACACGCCGTCCTCAACCCAGGTCATCAGTGATTCTCGTCACGTCAGCCGAGTATACATCCCCGTTTGGTCGGCGGCGAACCCCGGGCTATACTACGCTCGCACCGCGGGCTCCGCGCTGGACCAGACTGCGAGCCTTCGGCGGACAGCGATGGCACCCAACCTCAGCAACTCAATTGCGGTTCGACGGATGATGATCCCCCGCATGTGACAGGCACCCGGAGGATGACCGGCCATGCCCGCCGGCGCCAGAGCCTAACCCCAAGAAGGAGGGTTTGTCCTATGCCCCCACGCAAGACCCCCGCCCGCAAATCCACCAGGAGCGTCGCCCCCAAGAAGGCGGCAGCCAAGCAAGCCCCCCCCAAGAAACCGGCCTTCAAGCTGACCTACGCTACGATGTTCGATCCGCCGGCGGAGCTTCACACCCGCTACGACGCCGCCCTGACCAAGCTCAAGGGCGAACTCGGGCGCGAGCAC
Protein-coding sequences here:
- a CDS encoding DUF429 domain-containing protein, with translation MLFDQTLYVGIDPTAGTRPIHYTVLDRDLKLAAAGEGGLQEVVAFVGGFDSAVIAIDAPQSPNKGVMLDPEVRRRYNLRPGSKTWGQWKVCEYELRRRNIRLYNTPSREADSPRWMRNGFDLYKKLGRLGYRHFVAGEELPSKAVIEVHPHACFAVLLGRRPFLKNTIEGRLQRQLVLFLEGLDIPNPMKALEEITRHHLLSGNLPLDGLYDHDRLDALAAAFSAYLVGIKPERVSQVGDRAEGFITLPSAELKMFYP